The following DNA comes from Janthinobacterium sp. TB1-E2.
GCCGTGCGGCAATTGCGACACCTGTTTGGTGCCGCCCGTATCGTTCGACGGCACGGTGCCCGTGCAAAAACTGCTGTCGGCCATCTACCGCGTCGACCAGCGTTTCGCCGGCGGCCACGTGATCGACGTGCTACGCGGCGTGGAATCGGAACGCATCAAGACCTGGCACCACGATTCCTTGTCGGTGTTTGGCATCGGCTCGGACCTGGGCGAAGCGGAATGGAAATCGATCCTGCGCCAGGCCATCGCGCTGGGTCTCGTCTCGGTCGACCATGAACAATACAGCTCGCTGAAACTGACGGACGCCTCGCGCCCCGTGCTCAAGGGCGGCCAGAAAGTACAGCTGCGCCAGTACCAGAAACCGGTGAAAACCAGCAAGCGCAGCACCAGCGTGGCGAAGGGCTATGTCGAGACGGATCTATCGGCAAGCGAGCAGGCGATCTTCGACAAGCTGCGCTGGTGGCGCGTGGAGACGGCGCGCACGCACAACGTGCCCGCCTATGTGATTTTCGTCGACGCCACCTTGCGCGAAATCGCCAAGGCCAAGCCCACTTCGCTGGAACAGATGCGCGGCGTGAGCGGCGTGGGCGAGAAAAAACTGGCCTCGTACGGCGACGAAATCGTCGCCATGATTCTGGAGATGATTTGATGGAAGCACTCTCGCCGGACCTGATCTATCAGGCCGTGAAAATCCTGGGCGCCCAGCCTGACGCCGAAGATGCGGTGGAAGCGCAAGTACGCGCCCTGGTGCAGGACGACCTCACCGTGCGCCGCCTGGCCGACGTGGTGCCGGAAGCTTTTGGACTGGTGCTGGCGTCACACCTTCCCGGCGCCGAAAACATGACCCTGCCCAATACGTTCTGCGCGCAGGACGAGGACGGCGAATGGGTGGAGTTCCTCTTGCGCCGCGAGCCGATTTTTGTCGTCGCCGCCGATATCGCCCAGCATACCTTTCACAACGGCCCGCGCGCGCTGCTGCAAAATCTGGCCAACCGCAGCTCCTTGCTGGCGGCCATCAACAAGGGCTTGAACGCGGGCGGCTCGCTCGATGGCACGACCCTGGGTCCGCCGTCCTTCTTTGGCCTGCCCGCCGCGCTGTACCAGCCAGCGGCATCGCCCGAGACGCCTTGACCACTTTACTTTGCCTGTGCCCTTGATAACGGAACGGTCCCGCGATGGAAACCAAATGGCTGGAAGACTTCATCTCGCTCGCTGAAACGCATAATTTCAGCCGTTCCGCGGCCCTGCGCCATGTCACCCAGCCGGCATTCTCACGGCGCATCCAGTCGCTGGAAAACTGGCTCGGCATCGACCTGGTCGACCGCACCTCCTACCCGACGCGCTTGACGCCGGCCGGCGCCGTGTTCTACGAGCAGGCGCTGGAAATGCTGGGGCAGATCAACGGCGTGCGCGCCCTGTTGCGCGGCAAGCGGGCGGCCACGCAAACGAGCGTCGATTTCGCCGTGCCGCATACCCTGTCGCTGACCTTCATGCCGAAGTGGCTGACGGCGCTGGAAGAGGGTTTTGCGCCGATCAACAGCCGCCTGATGGCCCTGAACGTGCACGACGCCGTGCTGCAGCTGGTCGATGGCGGCTGCGACCTGCTGCTGTGCTACCACCATCCGCGCCAACCGGTGCAGCTGGACCCGGGCCGCTACGACATGCTGGTGATGGGCCGCGAAACCCTGC
Coding sequences within:
- a CDS encoding LysR family transcriptional regulator gives rise to the protein METKWLEDFISLAETHNFSRSAALRHVTQPAFSRRIQSLENWLGIDLVDRTSYPTRLTPAGAVFYEQALEMLGQINGVRALLRGKRAATQTSVDFAVPHTLSLTFMPKWLTALEEGFAPINSRLMALNVHDAVLQLVDGGCDLLLCYHHPRQPVQLDPGRYDMLVMGRETLRAYARCGQDKVPDFVLPGSAKEPLPFLSYTSNAYLGRMVELLLADAKAPLFLETCYETDMAEGLKMMALEGRGIAFLPESAVMRDVKYKHLARADGGAPGWEIELEIRLYRERPSSLRPGKQIVESLWQYLVQAQDGKARGGKKRRRAAVTTIPS